ttctaaaatataaattattggCGAAAATACTGTTAAATTATATGCATGAAGAACAATTAATCATAGTCATAATACAACAAGACtatcaataaatatataatagcataataataacataattttattgttgtgtatttatctttgttttcacaaaaagcattatttttaaCATTCTGCTGGATTACATTTCTTTGAAGAATCCTTGTAATTTAGATTTACTTTAGAACGCGATGTAAAATATATAAGCAAACATTTGTATACTGTTCAGCCCACCTAACTTGGGCCAGCTCACCTCATATACACGTAAAAAAAATACCAGCCCGCTGTGTTAGCCCGGTTAAACGGACCAGCTCGTCTTATATTAACAGCCTCTAAGACCtgtaaatattttaagtttatattcatcaaaactttaaaacctTCTAACCTGATAACGACAATTAGAATTGTTGAaacatgttaaaattaaaaaaatgtgttttatttttaaaagttgttttacAAATCGTGCTCCTTAGATCACCTACAAATCTACAATAACAACGTTTTTGTAGCCCTAGATCTGGTTACGCAAGGTGAAGCAAACTTGCCCATAtgtcaaaatattatttaaaggACTATAGATCCAACAAATTTTGTTGTAATCGCCCTTGTCGTGTTTACTTCCCGCTTCAGATTACAATGGCACTTAATCAAATAAATCTTCTTTTTTAATCACAAGTTCTTTTCCAGCCACTCACCTGCTTCTTAGtgctatttttctaataaagATTTCcttgtgtttttttctgtttaaagaaATACAAGATCAAAAGTTTGGTCATCAATCATATTGATGACTGCAATGGAATCTAACACctccaaaaatatttacatttgcaATGATTACAAAATATTATCTCGAAACGACGtgagaaatattttctttgcTTACCATACAGCAGCATTTATATTTGCTGTACTAGTTTCACTCGCAAATggaatgtttttattcatatatataacaaaaccaGAAAAACGTCGTAGCATGAACATATTATATGCGCTTTTGTCGTTTTCAGATTTTCTACATGGATTAACTCTGGTTGTAACAAGGAGCGTATTTCTAAACAAGACTTTTGATAAACTCTGTCTCATGCAAGATGTAATAGAAAGTACTGGCTTCGCCTTTTCTACCATGTCGTTATGTGCTATAACGGCAATATTAGTGGAAATCTACTTAGCAATTATGAAACCACTTACACATGCAACACGAAGAGAGAAAAACACTATTTCAAAGATACTTGCTGGAGCTTGGATAGTTTGGGTTCCTCTTCCCATTATTTGCAAGTGTTGCGGACCTCAGTATTGGGATGTTTATAGAATCCTCTCTGGGGTATCTTTAATTCCCTTGTTTTGTTTAGTTGTTTTGGTGCAAATAACGGTCTATTTGTACGTTAAACAAAATCCAAACGTACGAAGTCGAGATAAACATGCAGTTGCTACAACAGTGATTTTTATATGCTCATTCTTTGTCAGTTTCACACCTATTACTGTTATTGGAGTATATTCCAAATTCTCCCGTTACAGAGCGATTCTTGAAAGTTACGTTATACCGTGGGCTCATCTTATGACAGGCATTAATCGCCTAGCAGACCCTATTGTATGTGTACTGAGAACAGACGAttggagaaaaataaaatttcgtaAAGTTGGAATGAGAAATAATACTATAGCATTTGCATAGTAGTTCTTTAACTTTAACATTTCAGTTCATTTTAGTTCATTTTAGTTCATTTCAGACCTCAAATTAATTGGAAGTATTTCGTGTaagttttgaaaacatttcagTTTTTAAAGGTGCAAACGATTTCATTGTGCAGCATGTTATTTCTTTATATGTCTTCTTCATGAAGAAAAGGAAACAAAGAGTGTATTTGAAGGAGTTATATTTAATCTATTCCTAATGTTGATACCAAAGACTTTTTCAAACGACCACTcgcaattaaaataagtttcaAGGAACCATTCGTACCGACTTTAACCCATTAACTATAAAACTGAAGCTATTGCGAATGTTGCCGACACCTTTTGTTGCATTTTTGTATGGGAATTCTTAACATGGATCTAGCTCTGAACAAAATGTTTCTCattagttttcttaaaaaagtattttgtgagagaaaaacaaatatctgaATGGGAAAAATACTTCTTCTTAAAGTGTTGATTCAAATTGACGCTTTTTGGGTTGTTCTTAGATAAGCTTTGTGGTAATCCGAaacattacttttttgtttaaatgaatATACAGATACTGGCACTTTCGTACTAACGATAATTAATATCAATCGTGAATCTTTAAGAAATATTATacgaattttaaatatatttattttattattttaactgCCTAGCTATCCCATCTACGCGGCTACATAGACCAACATAATTTTTGTGTTATGATTTAATTACCATAGCTAACACCCTGCAATGCATGTGATAAAAGTGAAAATACTTATTTAGCCAGCAAGCAACCCGCGGAATTGATAGTTTGCAATGTTTGTTGCTCCAGTAATGTAGCTAGGTTGATTTCTAAGTGTATTATGATGGCATTGTAATTTGATAAAGTGGGTAAACACATTTAACAATTCCAAGATATTGTTTCAGATATGTCAATTTTGACAGCCTTTATTTTTATTcctaacaaaaatatattaaacgtCCGGTAGTGGTTACAATATTATTCACCAAGTCTTTTACCAATAACGAAGTAATGCTTGACCTTTCATAGGTTACCTTAATGCCTTTTTTGGTCGTTTTAATTCTTATAtcctttaaaaactaaaattcatGATTAACTGTGTTCTCGTGTATAATTAATTCTATTttaaatcaacaacaacaaaatgtgCCAACACGAGGTGTAATCAACAAATGACCTAAAAGTAAAATGACAGCCTCGGTTGCTGTGAAATTTTGTTTAGCATGGTTAAAGTCTTCAATCACATTACATTGATAAAAAGAAATCGTACCTATTTCTTAAATATTTATTCAAAGTCTGCAAAACCTTTCATCGCTATCCTTTAAATGCTTAAAATTTGTAACACCGGGATTATAACGAATTCGAAAAATCTTACCTGCTTCATTATATATATTGCTCTAAAGTACTATATAACAACTTTCAAGTCCGA
Above is a window of Hydractinia symbiolongicarpus strain clone_291-10 chromosome 3, HSymV2.1, whole genome shotgun sequence DNA encoding:
- the LOC130636822 gene encoding mas-related G-protein coupled receptor member B8-like, with protein sequence MSLCAITAILVEIYLAIMKPLTHATRREKNTISKILAGAWIVWVPLPIICKCCGPQYWDVYRILSGVSLIPLFCLVVLVQITVYLYVKQNPNVRSRDKHAVATTVIFICSFFVSFTPITVIGVYSKFSRYRAILESYVIPWAHLMTGINRLADPIVCVLRTDDWRKIKFRKVGMRNNTIAFA